In Amycolatopsis sp. FBCC-B4732, the genomic stretch TGGATCGGCAAGGGGAAGCTCGCCGCGAGCAACGCCGAGCAGGTCCGCAAGATCCGCGCGGTGGTGACGGATCTCGGCAAACCGATCGCGACCCCGGCCGACGCCCGGGCGATGCTGGCACTGCGAGGAGGACGGGCATGAGCCTGCTGACCGGAAAAGTGGTCCTGGTCGTCGGAGCCAGTTCGGGCATCGGCGCGGACGCGGCACGCGTCTTCGCCGCGGACGGCGCTTCGGTGATGCTGGTGGCCCGCACCGAGGAACCCTTGGCGAAGCTGGCCGCGGAACTGTCCGATCACGACGTCGCCTACACGACGGGCGACATCACGTCGGCGTCCAGTGTGGACGCGTTCGTGGCGGCGACGGTGTCCCGTTTCGGCCGCCTCGACGGCGCGTTCAACAACGCGGCGATGGGCGGCAGCGGCCGGCTCGACGCCGTTTCGGAGGAGGATTTCGACCGGATCATGGCGGTGAACGTGAAGGGCACGTGGCTGTGCCTGCGCGCCGAGGTCCGCGCGATGACGGGCCCCGGCTCGATCGTGAACGTGAGCAGCATCGGCGGCCTGCGCGGAAGTTCTGGCATGGGCGCGTACCAGGCGACGAAGCACGCGGTGATCGGCCTGACCCGCACGGCGGCCCACGACTTCGGGCCGCTGGGCATCCGCGTCAACGTCCTGGCCCCGGGCCCCACGGAAACCCCGATGCTGGCCGAGCTGCGCCGCACGATCCCGGGCGGGGTGGAGGCCCGCATCGCGGCGACGCCGTTGCGCAAGGCGGGCACGGGCGAGGAAGTCGGCTCGACGGCGGCGTTCCTGCTGAGCGACCGTGCCAGCCACCTCACCGGGGTGGTCCTCCCGGTCGACGGCGGCTTCACGGCTTGACCCGTACGTCGTGAAGGCCACCGTGGGGAAGTTGTGCTTCCTCACGGTGGCCCTTCACGAACGTCAGGCCAGGTCGGGGATCAGCTCTCCGATCAGCCGGATGCTCTTCAGCACCTTGTCGTGCGGGATGCCGCCGATCTGCTGCAAGCACATCATCCGGTCGATGCCCAGCTCCGCGTACGCGCGCAGCTTCTTGCGGCACGTCTCCGGGCTGCCGACGATCAGCGAGTCCTGCGCGCTCAGCACCTCGAAGACCTCGTCGTCGGCGACCTGCTCGCCCTGCAGGATGCGGGCGATCAGCAGGTTCGCCTCCGATGGGGTGTTCGCCGCCTCGCCGCGGAGGAAGTCGCCCGTCAGGCCGCCGCCGTCCGGGGACGAGAGCAGCTGTTCGTTGCGGGCGTTGGCGCGGACGAACTCCGTTGCCGCCTCGAAGAACGTCAACGCCGTCACCGTGTACCAGGCGGCTGCCGCCGCGGCGCCGTTGCGCATCGCCTCCTCGTCGGTGTCCGCGCAGTGGACGAACGTGAAGAAGCCGACCTGGTTGTTGACGTACGCGCCGACCGGGTCCGTGCACGCCTCGGCCGCCGCGCGGTAGAGGCCGATCAGGCGGCCCGCGCGCTCCAGCGACTCCCACATCGTCGTGCCCAGCACGCCCACCCCGCGCCGGCCCGCCTCCTCGAACGACGCCGGGCTCGCCGCCGCCTGCCAGAGCGGTGGGTGCGGCCGCTGCAGCGGCTTGGGCCCGATCGCCACGTCGTCGATCTGGTAGTCGTCGCTCCCGTAGGAGAACCGCTCGTCGGTCCACATCTTCGGCACCATCTCGAACGCCTGCTGCGTCTGGGCGCGCGCCTCGACCGGCTCGATGCCGAACAGCCGCCACTCCGGGATGGTCGAGCGGGTCAGGCCCAGCTCGACGCGGCCGCCGCTGAGGTGGTCGAGCGTCGCCGCGCGTTCGGTGACGCGGATCGGGTGGTTGAACCGGCCCGGCGCGAGCACGGCGGAGTGGCCGAGCCGGATCCGGCTGGTGCGCTGGGACAGCGCGGCCAGCATCAGCTCCGGCGCCGAGGAGAGGCTGAACTCCCCCGCGCCGTGGTGCTCGACCTGCCACCAGCAGCCGTAGCCGAGCTCGTCGGCGAGGACGGCCTGTTCGATCGCCTGGCGGAACCGCAGCTGCTCGTGCCCCTCCGGCCACGGGCGCGGGTTCTGGATCTCGTTGAACAGGTCGATCTGCATCCACGGCCTCCGCTCGTCGGACTTACCGAGAAGTCAGTCCCCGAGAGCGACCACCCCGTTACGCAAGTCGCACGTTCGGCCGAACGATCAGCCCGGCCCCAGGTCGGCCGACAGCCAGTGCTCCGGCCGCAGGAACACCGTGAGGTGCTCGCCCAGCTCCTTCCGCTCGTACGCCACGAACTCCTCGGCCGTGCCCGGCGGCAGGTACCGCGACGCCATTTCCAGCGACCGCTCGTCGGTGTCCGGCTCGGTCCGCGTCACCGGCCCTTCCACCGACACGTACCGAACCGTCGGCGACGTCCGCTGCGCCAGCAGGCTGAACCGGCCCGCGGCGAGGATCGCCCGCGTCTTGCGCGCGTCGGGCCCCGTGCGCACCCACAGCTCGCCACCCGGCGTGTACTGGTACCAGATGGGCACGACGAGCGGCGCCCGGTCGGGCCGCTCGACGACGGACAGCGCCCCGACGTGCGGTTGCGCCAAAAATTCTTCGCGTTCCTCCTTGGTCAGCACCATGCTCCGGAAGCTACCCGCGGGGTCCGACAAAAACGGAGGCTGACGCGACGGGGTCCCACGGAAGAGGCGGTGACCATGGCCGTCCAG encodes the following:
- a CDS encoding pyridoxamine 5'-phosphate oxidase family protein; the protein is MVLTKEEREEFLAQPHVGALSVVERPDRAPLVVPIWYQYTPGGELWVRTGPDARKTRAILAAGRFSLLAQRTSPTVRYVSVEGPVTRTEPDTDERSLEMASRYLPPGTAEEFVAYERKELGEHLTVFLRPEHWLSADLGPG
- a CDS encoding LLM class flavin-dependent oxidoreductase yields the protein MQIDLFNEIQNPRPWPEGHEQLRFRQAIEQAVLADELGYGCWWQVEHHGAGEFSLSSAPELMLAALSQRTSRIRLGHSAVLAPGRFNHPIRVTERAATLDHLSGGRVELGLTRSTIPEWRLFGIEPVEARAQTQQAFEMVPKMWTDERFSYGSDDYQIDDVAIGPKPLQRPHPPLWQAAASPASFEEAGRRGVGVLGTTMWESLERAGRLIGLYRAAAEACTDPVGAYVNNQVGFFTFVHCADTDEEAMRNGAAAAAAWYTVTALTFFEAATEFVRANARNEQLLSSPDGGGLTGDFLRGEAANTPSEANLLIARILQGEQVADDEVFEVLSAQDSLIVGSPETCRKKLRAYAELGIDRMMCLQQIGGIPHDKVLKSIRLIGELIPDLA
- a CDS encoding SDR family NAD(P)-dependent oxidoreductase; translation: MSLLTGKVVLVVGASSGIGADAARVFAADGASVMLVARTEEPLAKLAAELSDHDVAYTTGDITSASSVDAFVAATVSRFGRLDGAFNNAAMGGSGRLDAVSEEDFDRIMAVNVKGTWLCLRAEVRAMTGPGSIVNVSSIGGLRGSSGMGAYQATKHAVIGLTRTAAHDFGPLGIRVNVLAPGPTETPMLAELRRTIPGGVEARIAATPLRKAGTGEEVGSTAAFLLSDRASHLTGVVLPVDGGFTA